From a single Fundidesulfovibrio terrae genomic region:
- the lspA gene encoding signal peptidase II, with translation MKPQYILAGSIAAGVTLLDQITKLQVQKHLVLYTSREIIPGFFNLVHTLNKGAAFGFLNRPDTSWQTYFFIAATALAVVIVLNLLSKAEPGAKLFIIALGLILGGALGNLIDRMRTGQVVDFLEFYLGSFVWPAFNVADIAITLGSLAMILSFYGRKRPK, from the coding sequence GTGAAGCCCCAGTACATCCTGGCCGGAAGCATTGCAGCAGGCGTGACCCTGCTGGACCAGATCACCAAACTCCAGGTGCAGAAGCACCTGGTGCTCTACACATCCCGGGAGATCATCCCCGGCTTCTTCAACCTGGTCCACACCCTGAACAAGGGGGCGGCGTTCGGGTTCCTGAACCGGCCCGACACCTCCTGGCAGACCTACTTCTTCATCGCGGCCACGGCCCTGGCCGTGGTGATCGTCTTGAACCTGCTCTCCAAGGCCGAGCCCGGGGCCAAGCTTTTCATCATCGCTCTGGGCCTCATCCTCGGTGGGGCTCTCGGCAACCTGATCGACCGGATGCGCACCGGGCAGGTGGTGGACTTCCTGGAGTTCTACCTGGGCTCCTTCGTGTGGCCGGCCTTCAACGTGGCCGACATCGCCATCACGCTGGGGTCCCTGGCCATGATTTTATCCTTCTACGGACGCAAACGGCCGAAATAA
- a CDS encoding PLDc N-terminal domain-containing protein, translating to MSLMTTIGGYPLWFFLVLALPVFFNFWAIAHAFYRNFPTVQEKMVWLCLAVFVPVLGGLIYLIVGRKRGSKP from the coding sequence ATGTCTCTCATGACCACCATCGGGGGCTATCCCCTCTGGTTTTTCCTGGTGCTGGCCCTGCCGGTTTTTTTCAACTTCTGGGCCATCGCCCACGCGTTTTATCGCAACTTTCCCACGGTCCAAGAAAAGATGGTCTGGCTGTGCCTGGCGGTCTTCGTGCCGGTGCTGGGCGGGCTCATCTACCTGATCGTGGGCCGTAAAAGAGGTAGTAAACCGTAA
- the ybgF gene encoding tol-pal system protein YbgF → MKTRLAIFAALFLLSGCAGSETSSAPVKGKPIDPQAQAQANLAAEVDGLKSRVQALAVEVEDLNTQVRSLTEGGDASGGATLPELNKRLQKLEGNLRQMGSQLGVEVDGQQPAGGQQPGPGSGIDPQAQQASLPPGSPVGSGPQAPAAPAPQAPGRTDVPAANNADPAEAIYTKGMQAFQAKDYDKAASMWRDVAKNYPKHNLASNAYFWMGEAYFQKGDMAQAVLNYNEVVEKFPKSTKAPSSMLKMGMAFQKLNKKDAARLMFQDLIKKFPDSAEARRAKALL, encoded by the coding sequence ATGAAGACTCGTCTCGCCATATTCGCAGCACTGTTTCTTCTCTCCGGCTGCGCCGGTTCCGAAACGTCCAGCGCGCCGGTGAAGGGCAAGCCCATCGATCCCCAGGCCCAGGCCCAGGCCAACCTCGCCGCCGAGGTGGACGGGCTCAAGTCCCGGGTGCAGGCCCTCGCCGTCGAGGTTGAAGACCTGAACACGCAGGTGCGCAGCCTGACCGAGGGCGGCGACGCCTCGGGCGGAGCCACCCTGCCGGAGCTTAACAAGCGCCTCCAGAAGCTCGAAGGCAACCTGCGCCAGATGGGCTCGCAACTGGGCGTCGAAGTGGACGGCCAGCAGCCCGCGGGCGGACAGCAGCCCGGCCCCGGCTCGGGCATCGACCCCCAGGCCCAGCAGGCCTCGCTGCCCCCGGGTTCGCCAGTCGGCTCCGGCCCGCAGGCTCCGGCCGCGCCTGCTCCCCAGGCCCCCGGCCGCACCGACGTGCCCGCCGCCAACAACGCCGACCCGGCCGAAGCCATCTACACCAAGGGCATGCAGGCATTCCAGGCCAAGGACTACGACAAGGCCGCCTCCATGTGGCGCGACGTGGCCAAGAACTATCCCAAGCACAACCTGGCCTCCAACGCCTACTTCTGGATGGGCGAAGCCTACTTCCAGAAGGGCGACATGGCCCAGGCCGTGCTCAACTACAACGAGGTCGTGGAAAAGTTCCCCAAGAGCACCAAGGCTCCCTCATCCATGCTCAAGATGGGCATGGCCTTCCAGAAGCTGAACAAGAAGGACGCCGCCCGGCTCATGTTCCAGGACCTGATCAAGAAATTCCCCGATTCCGCCGAGGCGCGCCGCGCCAAGGCCCTTCTGTAA
- a CDS encoding NIL domain-containing protein, giving the protein MSEIRKIVHLSFSPETSGKPVVCNIIKLFDLCFNILKAQINPREVGEMILEIHGLEPAVRDGLEYLKEHGVKVTPVAQKVRKDEELCMHCGVCTALCRPRALEIDRKTWKVCFDSEKCVACGLCVKVCPVKAMETQLENGAL; this is encoded by the coding sequence ATGAGCGAGATACGCAAGATCGTCCACCTGAGCTTCTCCCCGGAGACATCCGGCAAGCCGGTGGTGTGCAACATCATCAAGCTGTTCGACCTGTGCTTCAACATCCTCAAGGCCCAGATCAATCCCCGCGAGGTGGGCGAGATGATCCTTGAGATCCACGGCCTGGAGCCCGCCGTGCGCGACGGCCTGGAGTACCTCAAGGAGCACGGGGTCAAGGTCACGCCCGTGGCCCAGAAGGTCCGCAAGGACGAAGAGCTGTGCATGCACTGCGGCGTGTGCACCGCCCTGTGCCGCCCCCGCGCCCTGGAGATCGACCGCAAGACCTGGAAGGTCTGTTTCGACTCCGAGAAGTGCGTGGCCTGCGGGCTGTGCGTGAAGGTCTGCCCGGTCAAGGCCATGGAAACGCAGTTGGAGAACGGGGCCCTCTAA
- a CDS encoding PilZ domain-containing protein: MGEEQRTFLRIPTKLHGRMRFVASESELQLFREAPITSSTVTVMELKNAGINEALVHALQDIDRKLDMLIGIHTQDSIQDDFPYPMEVVEISGAGVKVSSASPLAVDQLVEMVFTLTQLPVRMAGAIGRVIREEVQDGRQIWAIDFTKIRDRDLETIVQFVFQTQRDELRVKKWE, translated from the coding sequence ATGGGAGAGGAGCAACGCACCTTCCTGCGCATCCCCACCAAGCTGCATGGCCGGATGCGCTTCGTGGCGTCGGAGAGCGAACTCCAGCTCTTCCGCGAAGCCCCCATCACCAGCTCCACGGTCACCGTCATGGAGCTCAAAAACGCGGGCATCAACGAAGCCTTGGTCCACGCCCTGCAGGACATAGACCGCAAGCTGGACATGCTCATCGGCATCCACACCCAGGACAGCATCCAGGACGACTTCCCCTACCCCATGGAAGTGGTGGAGATCTCCGGAGCCGGGGTGAAGGTCTCCAGCGCATCGCCCCTGGCCGTTGACCAGCTGGTGGAGATGGTCTTCACCCTGACCCAGCTGCCCGTGCGCATGGCCGGAGCCATCGGCCGGGTGATCCGCGAAGAGGTCCAGGACGGACGCCAGATCTGGGCCATCGATTTCACGAAGATTCGCGACCGCGATCTGGAAACCATCGTGCAGTTCGTTTTCCAAACGCAGCGGGACGAGCTTCGCGTCAAGAAGTGGGAGTAG